From the Montipora capricornis isolate CH-2021 chromosome 2, ASM3666992v2, whole genome shotgun sequence genome, one window contains:
- the LOC138038298 gene encoding transient receptor potential cation channel subfamily A member 1-like — MAVPNTNFEISSHELVLQRSPSVLDGSLSVINSTFTLQDHVEIMHHSSEEFHEAVKQEMREKGIGRDQAMDSVRVQRLIQVCDTKESTVLYLLEEWNYEPQVYRFIQLLCDGGVDLAALGDFLHNNPLHIAAKKNYVTLAQFLVTNYPSMLLATNSQGELPVETAIGYGQDEVAAFLIRQMDHRRALRLFKANQQRKAAISLMKITEEFKLQKTIVAVLDCLISPRWPHPPCLPFDSVPCLSWQNFQDTPTHFYVTYDILESDVKGRCPDESEYEYTPKSCYYNLAKHLQRTLNKDILNHAVIQTLTARKWQKYALFWFRVRALNYILFLSAFCSSMIFAARSRDPLDYGASKGRLVPDFWSILVTLWFLADECSELRREPKEYMLDIFNYLDLSGYSLILITYVFRYLQSDQQWTFGSLAVLVNFIGIFKYSIGSRETGLYIKCLGKVIYKDIPRFLSVFVIILLTFSLSFFLAIKGYESKLKFSPLRNDINCTTEIGCVVMAGVMTWLEGSAIVSSLNDVGFLAALLIIIFMISVSVILLNILIAQLSLTYEMVQEESLLSFTALRMQAVATIEWQSRFKYWNCRKKYYIPGELKTKEEMGDLMSVSREQSDVKHSFYNQIKRVQQRVIDKMRANVNQRKR; from the exons ATGGCAGTTCCAAACACGAATTTCGAAATATCCTCACATGAACTAGTTCTGCAGAGAAGTCCTTCGGTCTTGGATGGCTCGCTATCTGTGATAAACAGCACGTTTACTCTTCAGGATCATGTCGAAATCATGCATCATTCGAGCGAGGAATTTCACGAAGCG GTAAAACAAGAAATGAGAGAAAAAGGAATAGGCAGAGACCAGGCAATGGATTCGGTCCGTGTTCAGAGGCTAATACAAGTCTGTGATACCAAAGAAAGCACAGTCCTCTATCTTTTAGAAGAATGGAATTACGAACCGCAG GTTTACAGATTCATTCAGCTGCTATGCGACGGTGGAGTTGATTTAGCAGCCCTTGGAGACTTTCTTCACAACAATCCGTTACACATAGCTGCAAAGAAGAATTACGTAACACTCGCACAATTCTTGGTCACAAACTATCCCAGCATGCTTCTCGCCACAAACAGTCAGGGAGAACTTCCGGTGGAAACTGCGATTGGATATGGCCAAGATGAAGTGGCCGCTTTCCTTATAAGGCAAATGGATCATAGAAG AGCTTTACGATTGTTCAAAGCCAACCAGCAAAGAAAAGCTGCCATCAGTCTGATGAAAATCACTGAAGAGTTCAAACTGCAG AAAACTATCGTTGCTGTGTTGGATTGCTTGATATCTCCTCGCTGGCCGCATCCACCCTGCCTTCCGTTCGATTCGGTCCCATGCCTGTCCTGGCAGAACTTTCAAGACACGCCAACTCACTTTTACGTGACGTATGACATCTTGGAGAGTGACGTAAAGGGAAGATGCCCAGATGAGTCCGAATATGAGTACACACCTAAGTCGTGTTATTACAATCTGGCTAAACACCTTCAGCGAACTCTGAACAAG GACATTTTAAATCACGCTGTGATACAAACGTTGACTGcaagaaaatggcaaaaatatgCCCTCTTCTGGTTTAG GGTCCGAGCGCTAAATTATATTCTTTTCTTAAGCGCTTTCTGTAGCTCTATGATATTCGCTGCCCGATCACGTGATCCGCTAGATTATGGAGCTTCAAAAGGAAGATTAGTTCCCGACTTTTGGAGTATCTTGGTGACATTGTGGTTTTTAGCTGACGAATGTTCTGAACTGAGAAG AGAGCCAAAGGAGTACATGCTGGATATTTTCAATTATTTGGATCTGTCAGGATATTCGCTGATTTTGATAACCTACGTGTTCAGATATCTTCAAAGTGACCAACAGTGGACTTTTGGCTCTTTAGCAGTTTTGGTCAATTTTATCGGCATTTTCAAGTATTCCATTGGATCTCG aGAAACAGGTCTCTATATCAAATGCCTCGGCAAAGTCATCTACAAGGACATTCCGCGATTCCTGTCCgtgtttgttattattttgcTCACCTTTTCATTGTCATTTTTTCTGGCCATCAAAGGATATGAATCAAAATTGAA ATTTAGCCCGCTCAGGAATGACATCAATTGTACAACAGAAATAGGATGTGTGGTGATGGCGGGTGTAATGACTTGGCTTGAAGGTTCAGCAATTGTCAGCAGTCTGAACGACGTGGG GTTCCTCGCAGCTTTATTGATTATTATCTTCATGATTAGTGTGAGTGTTATTCTGCTGAACATTCTAATCGCTCAACTATCGCTAACTTATGAGATGGTACAAGAGGAGTCGCTGCTAAGCTTTACAGCACTGAGAATGCAAGCCGTTGCCACGATAGAATGGCAGAGCAGGTTTAAGTACTGG AATTGCCGAAAGAAATATTACATCCCCGGAGAATTGAAGACCAAAGAGGAGATGGGAG ATTTGATGAGCGTTTCTAGAGAACAGTCAGATGTGAAGCACTCTTTTTACAATCAAATAAAGCGAGTGCAACAACGAGTGATCGACAAAATGCGAGCAAACGTCAATCAGCGAAAACGATAA
- the LOC138038299 gene encoding tRNA (adenine(37)-N6)-methyltransferase-like, translating into MAEESALKILEWKVSVARKELNNLRRDVNSLKRMFIQKITEVKESLERGENRSVTLPAISKKQAYCKRNIQQSDKNCSALGLEIKPIGFIESCFKEKNGIPRQPGICPTAKATLCINVEGFTNPEHSLFGLDKFSHVWVIFHFHKNTNKAIKAKVKPPRLDGAKVGVFASRSPHRPNPIGLTLAKLDGIVGSTLSLSGIDLLDGTPVLDIKPYVPGYDEAPGGYGRELLDFDISKNRFENVALSKHQENGYERSLANPADVQLVKQSSDSGSQEYLEVKARLSDTAIAEWIQKPPIRELNVKFSSEALGQIGFFHGNIQDREVDEISGKQCSCRLSEERVSKVPLGGDSGEDIITSGKICVPEASTCGTFLSNSKMLKNGYDEGEKGTVAVTSKMSADVKPLKFHLLDLNASVGRESPLEGENGRWAVKEERCLGLSYDNELHTSSCVYQLKMLSSPDEAKRAITDILKADPRSVYRRNHCQDQFYRFSIDTINVTCKFEDATVEVLQIEPVYYRKLKDKPNDND; encoded by the exons atggcggaggagTCAGCACTCAAAATTCTTGAATGGAAAGTTTCCGTGGCGAGAAAAGAACTCAATAATCTTAGAAGAGATGTGAATTCATTAAAAAGGATGTTCATTCAAAAGATAACAGAGGTTAAAGAGTCGCTGGAAAGAG GTGAAAATCGTAGCGTAACTTTGCCTGCCATCAGCAAGAAACAGGCCTATTGTAAGAGGAACATTCAGCAGTCAGATAAAAACTGTTCAGCCCTTGGTTTGGAAATAAAGCCAATTGGCTTCATTGAATCATGCTTCAAGGAAAAGAATGGAATTCCAAGACAGCCTGGTATTTGTCCCACGGCAAAGGCAACTTTATGTATCAATGTTGAAGGATTCACCAACCCTGAGCACTCATTGTTTGGATTGGATAAATTTTCCCATGTTTG ggtaatttttcattttcacaaGAACACAAACAAGGCTATCAAAGCAAAAGTGAAACCCCCTCGTTTAGACGGTGCAAAAGTTGGTGTGTTTGCCTCGCGAAGTCCACACAGACCCAACCCTATTGGGCTAACATTGGCAAAGCTTGATGGCATAGTTGGCAGCACATTGTCGTTGTCTGGCATTGATTTATTGGATGGTACACCAGTGCTTGATATTAAACCTTATGTCCCTGGTTATGACGAAGCACCAGGAGGATATGGCAGAGAGTTATTGGACTTCGACATCAGCAAGAATCGGTTCGAAAATGTGGCTCTTTCAAAACACCAAGAAAATGGTTATGAACGATCTTTGGCAAACCCTGCAGATGTGCAATTGGTTAAGCAAAGTAGTGATTCAGGAAGCCAAGAATATTTGGAAGTAAAGGCAAGGCTAAGTGACACTGCTATTGCTGAATGGATACAAAAGCCTCCAATAAGGGAATTAAATGTGAAATTCAGTTCTGAGGCTTTAGGACAAATTGGTTTCTTCCATGGTAATATACAGGATAGAGAAGTTGATGAAATATCTGGGAAGCAATGTAGCTGTAGATTAAGCGAGGAGAGGGTGTCAAAAGTTCCTCTTGGTGGTGATTCTGGTGAAGATATAATTACCAGTGGTAAAATATGTGTCCCAGAGGCATCTACATGCGGTACATTTCTCTCAAATAGTAAAATGTTGAAGAACGGTTATGACGAAGGTGAGAAAGGTACCGTGGCGGTGACTTCAAAAATGTCTGCGGATGTGAAACCTTTAAAGTTCCATTTATTAGACTTGAATGCTTCTGTTGGTAGAGAAAGCCCTCTTGAAGGTGAAAATGGTCGCTGGGCCGTGAAAGAAGAACGTTGTTTGGGTTTGTCATATGATAACGAATTACACACGTCTTCATGCGTTTATCAACTGAAAATGCTTTCTTCACCAGACGAAGCAAAACGAGCAATAACTGATATACTCAAGGCGGATCCCAGATCAGTTTACAGACGAAATCATTGTCAAGATCAGTTTTATAGATTTAGCATCGATACTATAAATGTGACTTGTAAGTTTGAAGACGCAACAGTTGAAGTTTTACAAATAGAACCTGTGTATTATAGGAAGCTTAAAGACAAACCAAATGATAACGATTAA